A region of Pyxidicoccus parkwaysis DNA encodes the following proteins:
- a CDS encoding DcaP family trimeric outer membrane transporter — MRIVGWAVTGLLVLGSLCALPASAQEEEKPSGLRLEVYGFAMVDTGYNFGTIDPDWFDVVRPTKLPSFDGEFGGEGRTFFGVRQSRFGLKSYAPTALGELKVHLEAELFGVGDDAGKTTFRLRHAFGELGQFGGGQTWSGFMDPDVFPNSIEYWGPSGMVLFRNAQIRWRPLQGMHEVHVSIESPGGSADLDKFAQSLELEGVTSRFPTPDLVAHYKYSGAFGHVQLAGILRYLKWDDLGTDAMDLSGDAVGWGVNLSSNIKFPWKKALLRLQVVYGSAIENYMNDAGADIAVKTNPESATRPLEGQALDVLGTVAFLDLTWAPWLTSTLGHSYVDVRNSNGQGDTAFSAGHYALANVLFHPTEDFLLGPEVQWGQRRNHRGGYVYDDFRVQFSMKYSFNHLFRFKTEE; from the coding sequence ATGCGAATCGTGGGATGGGCTGTGACGGGACTCCTCGTGCTGGGAAGCCTCTGCGCGCTTCCGGCGAGTGCCCAGGAGGAGGAGAAGCCTTCCGGGCTCCGGCTGGAGGTCTACGGGTTCGCGATGGTCGACACGGGCTACAACTTCGGCACCATCGACCCGGACTGGTTCGACGTCGTGCGGCCCACCAAGCTGCCCTCGTTCGACGGCGAGTTCGGCGGTGAGGGCCGGACGTTCTTCGGCGTCCGGCAGAGCCGGTTTGGTTTGAAGAGCTACGCGCCCACGGCCCTGGGCGAGCTGAAGGTCCACCTGGAGGCGGAGCTCTTCGGCGTCGGCGACGACGCGGGCAAGACGACCTTCCGGCTGAGACACGCCTTCGGTGAGCTCGGGCAGTTCGGCGGCGGCCAGACGTGGAGCGGGTTCATGGACCCCGACGTGTTCCCCAACTCCATCGAGTACTGGGGACCCAGTGGCATGGTGCTCTTCCGGAACGCCCAGATTCGCTGGCGTCCGCTCCAGGGGATGCACGAGGTGCACGTCTCCATCGAAAGCCCGGGCGGCTCGGCGGACCTCGACAAGTTCGCCCAGAGCCTCGAGCTGGAGGGCGTCACCTCTCGCTTCCCGACCCCTGACCTCGTGGCCCACTACAAGTACTCCGGCGCCTTCGGCCACGTGCAGCTCGCGGGCATCCTCCGCTACCTCAAGTGGGATGACCTGGGCACCGACGCGATGGACCTCTCCGGCGACGCGGTCGGCTGGGGCGTCAACCTGAGCTCGAACATCAAGTTCCCCTGGAAGAAGGCACTCCTCAGGCTCCAGGTCGTCTACGGCTCCGCCATCGAGAACTACATGAACGACGCCGGAGCGGACATCGCCGTGAAGACGAATCCCGAGAGCGCGACGCGGCCGCTGGAAGGCCAGGCCCTGGATGTGCTGGGCACCGTGGCCTTCCTCGACCTGACGTGGGCGCCGTGGCTCACCAGCACGTTGGGACACTCGTACGTGGACGTGCGCAACTCCAATGGCCAGGGCGACACGGCCTTCAGCGCCGGGCACTACGCCCTGGCCAACGTGCTGTTCCATCCCACGGAGGACTTCCTGCTCGGGCCGGAGGTCCAGTGGGGCCAGCGCCGCAACCACCGCGGTGGCTACGTCTATGACGACTTCCGCGTGCAGTTCTCGATGAAGTACTCCTTCAACCACCTCTTCCGGTTCAAGACGGAGGAATGA
- a CDS encoding DUF3892 domain-containing protein, which yields MRYITQIHLEGGTLHEHITRLRWKEGTSTGEGSRAELVHWVRNGGDARVNARSRDVKVEVVDATPPYLRTKANGISTDNLLELPRF from the coding sequence ATGCGCTACATCACCCAGATCCACCTCGAGGGCGGGACGCTTCATGAGCACATCACCCGCCTTCGCTGGAAGGAAGGCACCTCCACGGGCGAGGGCAGCCGGGCGGAGCTGGTCCATTGGGTCAGGAACGGCGGGGATGCGCGCGTGAACGCGCGCTCCCGGGACGTGAAGGTCGAGGTCGTCGACGCCACCCCGCCCTATCTGCGGACGAAGGCGAACGGCATCTCCACGGACAACCTGCTGGAGCTGCCGCGATTCTGA
- a CDS encoding helix-turn-helix transcriptional regulator, producing the protein MSMNFSSHEWMLRDRVIEALNSNLSLPRVLESVREPLLELAPAEYMGLCLITLGPLTEFKWLVPGKHRLALLDEYSRWADSDFVRGPIFARPGVALRDTEMLPRKELERSALYQRSRELDLSLEHVMAVLLPVPPGLCGAFTLYRDTQEEFSEREAALLTSLSRHLVNAVRNCRDVQAVTTGARLLEELHNREDSAFLVVEPPSREVLRSQRAAALLEKWFSPSDLHSSGLPRVLQERLEALPRLDADARLDASLWISLQGDTYRVVRFVELPESEGSRSWALVLNEIPLSIPLPEVMKRQLTVRHIDIAKGMLRNWSNRDIASELELSEATVKTHVKEIFRRLKVDSRADFLYQATHLNKPL; encoded by the coding sequence ATGTCGATGAACTTCAGCTCACATGAATGGATGCTCAGGGACAGGGTCATCGAGGCCCTCAACAGCAACCTGTCCCTGCCCAGGGTGCTCGAATCCGTCCGGGAGCCCCTGCTCGAGCTGGCACCCGCGGAATACATGGGCCTGTGCCTCATCACCCTGGGACCGCTCACGGAGTTCAAGTGGCTGGTGCCAGGCAAACACCGCCTCGCCCTGCTGGATGAGTACTCCCGGTGGGCTGATTCCGATTTCGTCCGGGGCCCGATTTTCGCCCGGCCCGGTGTGGCCCTCCGGGACACGGAGATGCTGCCCCGCAAGGAATTGGAGCGCAGCGCGCTGTACCAGCGCAGCCGTGAATTGGACCTGAGCCTGGAGCACGTCATGGCGGTCCTCCTGCCCGTGCCGCCGGGGCTCTGCGGCGCCTTCACGCTGTACCGGGACACACAGGAGGAGTTCTCCGAGCGGGAGGCCGCCCTGCTGACCAGCCTCTCGCGCCACCTGGTGAACGCGGTGCGCAACTGCCGTGACGTGCAGGCCGTCACGACGGGTGCGCGCCTTCTGGAGGAGCTCCACAACCGGGAGGACTCGGCCTTCCTCGTGGTGGAGCCCCCCTCGCGCGAGGTGCTGCGCTCGCAGCGTGCCGCCGCGCTGCTGGAGAAGTGGTTCTCTCCCTCCGACCTCCATTCCTCGGGACTCCCGCGCGTGCTGCAAGAGCGCCTGGAGGCCCTGCCGCGCCTGGATGCGGACGCGCGCCTGGACGCCAGCCTCTGGATTTCGCTCCAGGGCGACACGTACCGGGTGGTGAGGTTCGTCGAGCTGCCCGAGTCCGAGGGCTCCCGCTCGTGGGCCCTGGTCCTCAACGAGATTCCCCTGTCCATTCCGCTCCCCGAGGTGATGAAGCGCCAGCTCACGGTGCGGCACATCGACATCGCCAAGGGCATGCTCAGGAACTGGTCCAACCGGGACATCGCCAGCGAGCTCGAGCTCTCCGAGGCGACGGTGAAGACGCACGTGAAGGAAATCTTCCGGCGGCTGAAGGTCGACAGCCGGGCCGACTTTCTCTACCAGGCGACGCACCTCAACAAGCCCCTCTGA
- a CDS encoding iron-containing redox enzyme family protein, giving the protein MQTQTESQVRMDWVAVLDQEAHALVGALDAHPDARRLFDGTIDTAGYIHYLVQTYHYARWSTPMLADAGKRLKRLGQHPRLADLLLQKAGEERGHERWLLSDLKNLGYAEEQVEAATRTPAVDAYTGWNFFTSRSGVPTAILGTAYVLEYLSQTRASGAVERLLQVDAIPNIHKSVTFLRSHGALDAGHVAEMASVLQSLTDREEQAAVILSARTTRVVYPGIFREA; this is encoded by the coding sequence GTGCAGACGCAGACGGAGAGTCAGGTGCGGATGGATTGGGTGGCGGTGCTGGACCAGGAGGCGCACGCGCTCGTGGGAGCGCTGGATGCGCATCCCGACGCCAGGCGCCTCTTCGACGGCACCATCGACACGGCGGGCTACATCCACTACCTCGTCCAGACGTATCACTACGCCCGCTGGAGCACGCCCATGCTGGCGGATGCGGGGAAGCGGCTGAAGCGCCTGGGCCAGCATCCCCGGTTGGCGGACCTGCTCCTGCAGAAGGCGGGCGAGGAGCGGGGACACGAGCGGTGGTTGCTGTCGGACCTGAAGAACCTCGGGTACGCGGAGGAGCAGGTCGAGGCCGCGACGCGGACTCCCGCGGTCGACGCCTATACGGGCTGGAACTTCTTCACCTCCAGGTCGGGCGTTCCCACCGCCATCCTGGGCACGGCGTATGTCCTGGAGTACCTGTCCCAGACGCGCGCGAGCGGCGCGGTGGAGCGCCTGCTCCAGGTGGATGCCATTCCGAACATCCACAAGTCCGTGACCTTCCTTCGCAGCCACGGCGCCCTGGATGCGGGCCACGTGGCGGAGATGGCCTCGGTGCTGCAATCACTGACGGACCGGGAGGAACAGGCAGCGGTGATTCTCTCGGCGCGCACCACGCGCGTCGTCTATCCGGGCATCTTCCGCGAGGCTTGA
- a CDS encoding class I SAM-dependent methyltransferase — protein sequence MDLPSRWTPLLEALHLLWVGIWPFGHDPGRVYRALGTRNLAGEQSLFINLGYWKDSRVHSLDEASRSLADLLGRAARLSPHTQVLDAGFGFGDQDLYWMERFAPASITGINVTPHQVEEARRRVRERALEGRIHLREGAAEAMPFPDAQFDRVVALESAFHFRSRERFFQEAFRTLRPGGVLATADIVLQPGRQLRWPFTSAWQWPRENHYDREAYARKLRAAGFTGVRVESIREHVYAPFLAALGRRMQQEDAIQRMNPLLRMACRPSWMTRTVLSWFDYVIATAEKPEAADTGVLTRGQDRIA from the coding sequence GTGGATTTACCGTCCCGTTGGACTCCCCTGCTGGAAGCACTCCACCTGCTGTGGGTCGGTATCTGGCCTTTCGGTCATGACCCGGGCCGGGTCTACCGCGCGTTGGGGACGCGCAACCTCGCGGGCGAGCAGAGCCTGTTCATCAATCTCGGCTATTGGAAGGACTCGCGCGTCCACAGCCTGGACGAGGCGAGCCGCTCCCTGGCGGACCTGCTCGGCCGGGCCGCCCGCCTCTCGCCGCATACCCAGGTCCTCGATGCGGGGTTTGGCTTTGGCGACCAGGACCTCTACTGGATGGAGCGCTTCGCGCCAGCCTCCATCACCGGCATCAACGTCACGCCCCACCAGGTGGAGGAGGCCCGGCGCCGGGTGCGCGAGCGCGCCCTGGAGGGCCGCATCCACCTGCGCGAAGGCGCCGCCGAGGCCATGCCCTTCCCTGACGCGCAGTTCGACCGGGTGGTCGCCCTCGAGTCCGCGTTCCACTTCCGCTCGCGCGAGCGCTTCTTCCAGGAGGCCTTTCGCACGCTTCGTCCCGGCGGCGTGCTGGCCACCGCGGACATCGTCCTGCAGCCCGGCCGCCAGCTGCGCTGGCCCTTCACCTCGGCCTGGCAGTGGCCGAGGGAGAACCACTACGACCGCGAGGCGTACGCACGGAAGCTGCGCGCGGCGGGCTTCACCGGCGTGCGCGTCGAGTCCATCCGCGAGCACGTCTACGCACCGTTCCTCGCGGCCCTCGGCCGGCGCATGCAGCAGGAGGACGCAATCCAACGCATGAACCCGCTGCTGCGCATGGCCTGCAGGCCCTCCTGGATGACGCGGACCGTGCTCTCCTGGTTCGACTACGTCATCGCGACGGCGGAGAAGCCCGAGGCCGCGGACACCGGCGTCCTCACGCGAGGGCAGGACCGCATCGCCTGA
- a CDS encoding LVIVD repeat-containing protein, translated as MRLLPPIPRALLSACVLLLSVLSGCKDAPAPGPSPDASTQTPGEDSGTDAGTVVTWDGGYTALEEHGDWEDRGRFAPCTFDSQGNPSSVSCEDLARYDLSQCDADALASVESFGIYGADVRAETRLADGGTRISGISVGFKLEADGGGTLSGTPFRNRIMDGGTFFLSTARTGPLPGTTLTALAGCKVPSPGIITGCYARCRDGRFTQSGTFEAHRIPWAGGEPESSGGMRLLSESPVLLGEAVDVYVTKNHAYVVSLPARGIDGGLTVFDVTDREHPIFKASISLPGDNYWNGVWAKGDALYVASSATGVVVFDISNPGAPEFVRTVPGTGDFGAHTVLVDGDRLYAMSAYDPLLVFDVSHPLQPVLRQTISPPPDGNSAPHDAFAYEGRLYVSNSFGGYAVLDVTDLDNVRFLGQYVHGNYAHNSAVGTFAGRTIAFEGAESAGAHVRVLDVTDPAHIVKMGEFKMRPVTSVHNILLKGTRLYVAWYQEGVRVLDVSIPPQPRQVAHFNTFRETHPEATDTIGAGTFGIRVPDDGYVYAADSLRGLLIFNEP; from the coding sequence ATGCGACTGCTCCCGCCCATCCCCCGGGCACTGCTGTCCGCCTGTGTGCTGCTGCTGTCCGTGCTCTCCGGCTGCAAGGACGCCCCCGCCCCAGGGCCCTCGCCCGATGCCAGTACGCAGACGCCTGGCGAGGACTCGGGCACCGACGCCGGCACCGTTGTCACCTGGGACGGCGGCTACACGGCCTTGGAGGAGCACGGCGACTGGGAGGACCGCGGCCGCTTCGCCCCGTGCACCTTCGACTCGCAGGGGAACCCCTCTTCCGTCTCCTGCGAGGACCTGGCCCGCTACGACCTGTCGCAGTGTGATGCGGACGCGCTCGCCAGCGTGGAGTCCTTCGGCATCTACGGGGCCGACGTGCGCGCCGAGACGCGTCTGGCCGATGGTGGCACTCGCATCTCGGGCATCTCCGTCGGCTTCAAGCTCGAGGCGGATGGAGGCGGCACCCTGAGTGGCACGCCCTTCAGGAACCGCATCATGGACGGGGGCACCTTCTTCCTCTCCACCGCGCGCACGGGCCCTCTTCCCGGGACCACGCTCACCGCACTCGCCGGCTGCAAGGTGCCCTCACCCGGCATCATCACCGGCTGCTACGCCCGCTGCCGCGACGGGCGGTTCACCCAGTCCGGCACCTTCGAGGCCCACCGCATCCCCTGGGCCGGGGGCGAGCCGGAGTCCTCCGGCGGCATGCGGCTGCTCTCCGAGTCACCTGTCCTGCTCGGCGAAGCCGTGGACGTCTACGTGACGAAAAATCACGCCTACGTCGTCTCCCTGCCCGCCCGTGGCATCGACGGCGGCCTCACCGTCTTCGACGTGACGGACCGGGAGCACCCCATCTTCAAGGCGTCCATCAGCCTCCCCGGGGACAACTACTGGAACGGCGTCTGGGCCAAGGGGGACGCGCTCTATGTCGCCAGCTCGGCCACGGGCGTCGTCGTCTTCGACATCTCCAACCCCGGTGCCCCCGAATTCGTCCGCACCGTCCCTGGCACAGGTGACTTCGGCGCGCACACGGTCCTCGTCGATGGGGACCGGCTCTACGCCATGTCTGCCTATGACCCGCTGCTCGTCTTCGACGTCTCCCATCCCCTGCAGCCCGTGCTGCGACAGACCATCTCCCCGCCTCCGGACGGCAACAGCGCCCCGCATGATGCCTTCGCCTACGAGGGGCGCCTCTATGTCAGCAACTCGTTCGGCGGCTACGCGGTCCTGGACGTCACCGACCTGGACAACGTCCGGTTCCTTGGCCAGTACGTGCACGGCAACTATGCCCACAACAGCGCCGTGGGCACCTTCGCCGGACGCACCATCGCCTTCGAGGGCGCCGAGTCCGCCGGTGCGCACGTGCGCGTGCTGGACGTCACCGACCCCGCCCACATCGTCAAGATGGGCGAGTTCAAGATGCGCCCCGTGACCTCCGTCCACAACATCCTCCTCAAGGGCACCCGGCTCTACGTCGCCTGGTACCAGGAGGGCGTGCGCGTGCTGGACGTGTCCATACCTCCCCAGCCGCGTCAGGTGGCGCACTTCAACACCTTCCGGGAGACCCACCCCGAGGCAACAGACACCATCGGGGCAGGCACCTTCGGCATCCGCGTCCCCGACGACGGGTACGTGTATGCCGCGGACTCCCTGCGCGGCCTGCTCATCTTCAACGAGCCCTGA
- a CDS encoding apiosidase-like domain-containing protein has protein sequence MERGQRLAGRWSSRSWMAAVAVWSLSWGCRDATSDAPDGARSGRQALAVPGLVAAYGFDEGSGTTAVDASGNGLNGTLAGQTWATGRYGGALGFNNNYVTVPDSNLLNLTLGMTLSAWVQPTAALSRWPTVIMKEKPSQMAYVLYANSDMNRPSAFFVSGGVEHDVLGGSGLPLNTWTHLAATYDGATFSLYVNGTLVSSVADSATIDVSANELRIGGNRVWGEYFPGLIDEVRIYNRALTAAEIISDRDTPIAPVTPDTTPPAVSLTAPGAGSTLSGIVTLAATASDNVGVASVTFLVDGVPLGSADTSPPYSVSWDTTAVVNGNHTLTAVAKDVAGNTSTSTGAQVLVSNVASTSPYPLKRVAGLRYLVGQDNQPFLLHGDSAWSLFVGISKEDAELYLEDRRQKGFNTVVANLIEHKFAANAPLNAYGVSPFTGTLPSSTLADFTTPNEAYFAHADWVIQKAAEKGIQILLLPAYLGIGGGSEGWYQELEANGTTRLRTYGEFLGARYKDFPNILWVQGGDYSPPAAGKDLVRAIANGIKSRDANHLHSVHCAPSTSALAYWAGESWLDVDNVYTYPAEGNLASMVQSRALTEYQRASWLPFFLTESFYENEHSTTTQGRIRQQAYEALLSGGMGQVFGSNPIWNFNNHPIFGTPIFWKDQLQARGSLDMVHVKALFSSRRWEKLVPDAAHTFLTAGLGTPGLDSTVAALAADGSFGLAYVPSLRTVTVDMSRLSGPATARWFDPTQGTYVTVSGSPFPNSGARTFTPPGNNGTGTGDWVLVLEQ, from the coding sequence ATGGAGCGGGGTCAGCGGCTCGCGGGACGGTGGAGCTCGAGGTCATGGATGGCGGCGGTGGCGGTGTGGAGCCTCTCCTGGGGATGCAGGGACGCCACGTCCGACGCTCCCGACGGCGCACGGAGTGGGCGTCAGGCCCTGGCCGTCCCCGGCCTGGTCGCGGCCTATGGGTTCGACGAGGGGAGCGGAACGACGGCCGTGGACGCGTCTGGGAATGGGCTGAACGGCACGCTCGCCGGACAGACGTGGGCCACGGGCCGGTACGGTGGGGCCCTGGGGTTCAACAACAACTACGTGACGGTGCCGGACTCGAACCTGCTGAATTTGACGCTGGGAATGACGCTGTCGGCCTGGGTGCAACCCACGGCGGCGCTGTCGCGCTGGCCGACCGTCATCATGAAGGAGAAGCCCTCGCAGATGGCCTACGTGCTCTATGCGAACTCCGACATGAACCGCCCCAGCGCCTTCTTCGTCTCCGGGGGCGTCGAGCACGATGTGCTGGGAGGCTCGGGGCTTCCCCTCAACACGTGGACCCACCTGGCGGCGACCTATGACGGCGCGACGTTCTCGCTGTACGTCAACGGGACGCTCGTCTCCAGCGTCGCGGACTCGGCCACGATTGATGTCTCGGCGAACGAATTGCGCATCGGAGGCAATCGCGTCTGGGGTGAATACTTCCCCGGCCTCATCGACGAGGTGCGCATCTACAACCGCGCCCTCACCGCGGCGGAAATCATCAGCGACAGGGACACGCCCATCGCCCCTGTTACACCGGACACGACGCCTCCAGCGGTGAGCCTCACCGCACCGGGCGCGGGCAGCACGCTCTCCGGCATCGTCACCCTCGCGGCCACCGCGTCCGACAACGTGGGCGTCGCCAGTGTCACCTTCCTCGTAGACGGCGTCCCGCTGGGGAGCGCGGACACGAGCCCGCCCTATTCCGTGTCCTGGGACACCACGGCGGTCGTCAATGGCAACCATACGTTGACCGCCGTCGCCAAAGACGTCGCGGGCAACACCAGCACCAGCACCGGCGCGCAGGTGCTGGTGAGCAACGTGGCGTCCACCTCGCCGTATCCCCTGAAGCGCGTGGCGGGCCTGCGCTACCTCGTCGGCCAGGACAACCAGCCCTTCCTGCTCCACGGGGACTCCGCCTGGTCGCTCTTCGTGGGCATCAGTAAGGAGGACGCGGAGCTGTACCTGGAGGACCGGCGCCAGAAGGGCTTCAACACCGTGGTGGCGAACCTCATCGAGCACAAGTTCGCCGCCAACGCGCCCCTCAACGCCTATGGCGTCAGTCCCTTCACCGGGACGCTGCCCTCCAGCACCCTGGCGGACTTCACCACGCCCAACGAGGCCTACTTCGCGCACGCCGACTGGGTGATTCAGAAGGCGGCGGAGAAGGGCATCCAGATACTCCTGCTCCCGGCCTACCTGGGCATCGGCGGGGGCTCGGAGGGGTGGTACCAGGAATTGGAGGCCAACGGCACGACGCGGCTGCGGACCTACGGCGAGTTCCTGGGCGCGCGCTACAAGGACTTCCCCAACATCCTCTGGGTCCAGGGTGGTGACTACAGCCCGCCCGCCGCCGGAAAGGACCTGGTGCGCGCCATCGCGAATGGCATCAAGTCGCGAGACGCGAATCACCTCCACTCGGTCCACTGTGCACCCTCCACCTCCGCGCTGGCGTACTGGGCTGGCGAGAGCTGGCTGGATGTCGACAACGTCTACACGTACCCGGCCGAGGGCAACCTCGCGTCCATGGTCCAGTCCCGTGCCCTGACGGAGTACCAGCGCGCCTCGTGGCTCCCGTTCTTCCTCACCGAGTCGTTCTACGAGAACGAGCACTCCACCACGACGCAGGGACGCATCCGTCAGCAGGCGTACGAGGCCCTCTTGTCGGGAGGCATGGGGCAGGTCTTCGGCAGCAACCCCATCTGGAACTTCAACAACCACCCCATCTTCGGCACGCCCATCTTTTGGAAGGACCAGCTCCAGGCGCGCGGCTCGCTCGACATGGTGCACGTGAAGGCGCTCTTCTCCAGCCGCCGGTGGGAGAAGCTGGTGCCGGACGCGGCGCACACGTTCCTCACCGCGGGCCTCGGGACGCCCGGGCTGGACTCCACGGTGGCCGCGCTGGCCGCCGACGGCTCCTTCGGCCTCGCCTATGTGCCGAGCCTCCGCACGGTGACGGTGGATATGTCACGGCTGAGCGGGCCGGCCACCGCGCGGTGGTTCGACCCGACGCAGGGGACCTATGTCACCGTGAGCGGCTCTCCCTTCCCCAACAGCGGCGCTCGCACCTTCACGCCCCCCGGCAACAACGGCACGGGCACGGGGGACTGGGTGCTCGTCCTCGAGCAGTAG